In Sedimenticola thiotaurini, the following proteins share a genomic window:
- a CDS encoding efflux RND transporter permease subunit, with translation MKFTDIFIKRPVLATVVSLLILIVGVRSLGLLEVRQYPVIDSTVVTVTTTYPGASSDLVKGFVTTPLQQAIAEANGIDYMFSTSTQGSSSIEVHMELNYDANAAVAEIQAKVASKRNVLPTDAQDPVIESSTGDSTALMYVAFYSDEVSRVQLADYVLRVVQPQLQALPGVAKARMFGQQFAMRIWLDPRRMAALGVTADDVASVLRANNYLAGVGSTKGKYVAVDLTASTDINQVEDFEQLVVRSSNGTLVRLGDIARTELGAENYDSTAWYSGIPAVFIAVEQAPGSNPLTVAGLVNDEVPKIRAQLPKGMNVMIPYDASTFIQDSIDEVYGTIMEAVLIVLFVVYLTLGSFRAAAVPAVAVPLSLVGAAFIMLLLGYSLNLLTLLSMVLAIGLVVDDAIIVVENVHRHIERGETKFHAAIYGAREMAVPIIAMTTTLLAVYAPIGFMGGLVGTLFTEFAFTLTGAVIISGIVALTLSPMISSHVLKPHGNQGRFEQLVERFFNWLSAAYLKLLHGSLSTVSVSVILALLTLPAIYLMFITSQNELAPTEDQGILFYQATGPRTATLDYHRAYARQIHEGFTQIPEFNDGFYILGRTQDTVFGGFKMTSISKRERSQMELQPEVQATLDKVAGFQSVAFPRPSLPGSSGGLPVQFVLTSDRTYEEIAALADQIIGRGMASGNFMFLKKSVDIDRPVTRLLVDRDRAGDLGISMSEIGGNLGTMLGGGYVNWFNLEGRSYKVIPQVEQAFRLDASMLDNYYIRADSGDLVPLSAVVSMEDSVEPSKRTQFQQLNSVTVEGVMFPGVKLGDALAFLEAQAQELLPKGYSYDYAGDSRQYAQQGSGLVITFFLSLLVIYLVLAAQFESWRDPLIILISVPLSIAGAMVFITLGMASINIYTQVGLITLIGVVAKNGILIVEFANQLQIKEGLSKREAVEKAAAIRLRPILMTAVALIVAMFPLLTASGPGAVSRFDIGLTITTGLGIGTFFTLFILPAFYLLLARDHVKAQQELEHEEHEALLDEEGPKGSAV, from the coding sequence ATGAAATTTACCGACATCTTTATCAAGCGCCCGGTTCTGGCGACGGTGGTCAGCCTGCTGATCCTGATCGTCGGCGTGCGTTCCCTTGGTCTGCTGGAGGTGCGCCAGTACCCGGTGATCGACAGTACGGTGGTTACGGTCACCACCACATACCCGGGCGCCAGTTCCGACCTGGTGAAGGGCTTTGTGACCACCCCGCTGCAGCAGGCCATCGCCGAGGCCAACGGTATTGACTACATGTTCTCTACCAGCACCCAGGGCAGCTCCTCCATTGAAGTGCACATGGAGCTCAATTACGACGCCAATGCGGCGGTCGCCGAGATCCAGGCCAAGGTGGCCAGTAAACGCAATGTGCTGCCGACCGATGCCCAGGACCCGGTAATCGAGTCCAGCACCGGTGACTCCACCGCCCTGATGTATGTGGCGTTCTACAGTGATGAGGTCTCCCGGGTACAGCTGGCCGATTATGTGCTGCGGGTTGTGCAGCCACAGCTGCAGGCGCTGCCCGGCGTGGCCAAGGCGCGCATGTTCGGTCAGCAGTTTGCCATGCGTATCTGGCTTGATCCACGCCGCATGGCAGCGTTGGGTGTCACCGCCGATGACGTGGCCAGCGTGTTGCGCGCCAACAACTACCTGGCGGGTGTCGGATCGACCAAGGGCAAGTATGTGGCGGTGGATCTGACCGCCAGCACCGATATCAACCAGGTGGAGGATTTTGAGCAGCTGGTGGTACGCAGCAGCAATGGTACCCTGGTGCGGCTGGGCGACATCGCCCGCACCGAGCTGGGCGCCGAGAACTACGACTCGACCGCCTGGTACAGCGGCATCCCGGCGGTCTTTATCGCCGTGGAGCAGGCGCCCGGGTCAAACCCGCTGACCGTGGCCGGACTGGTCAATGACGAGGTGCCGAAGATCCGCGCCCAGCTGCCGAAAGGGATGAACGTGATGATCCCTTACGATGCCAGTACCTTTATTCAGGACTCCATCGATGAGGTGTACGGCACCATTATGGAGGCGGTGCTGATCGTGCTGTTCGTGGTCTATCTGACCCTCGGTTCCTTCCGGGCGGCGGCGGTGCCGGCGGTGGCGGTACCCCTCTCCCTGGTGGGTGCGGCCTTTATCATGCTGCTGCTGGGTTATTCGCTGAATCTGCTGACCCTGCTCTCCATGGTGCTGGCGATCGGTCTGGTGGTGGACGACGCCATTATCGTGGTGGAGAACGTGCATCGTCACATCGAGCGGGGTGAAACCAAGTTCCATGCCGCCATCTACGGGGCGCGTGAAATGGCGGTGCCGATCATCGCCATGACCACCACCCTGCTGGCGGTGTATGCGCCGATCGGCTTCATGGGTGGTCTGGTGGGTACCCTGTTCACCGAGTTCGCTTTCACCCTGACCGGAGCGGTGATCATCTCCGGTATCGTGGCCCTGACCCTGTCGCCGATGATCTCTTCCCACGTGCTCAAGCCCCACGGCAACCAGGGGCGTTTTGAACAGCTGGTCGAGCGCTTCTTCAACTGGCTCTCCGCCGCCTATCTGAAGCTGCTGCACGGCTCCCTCTCCACGGTATCGGTGAGTGTCATTCTGGCCCTGCTCACCCTGCCGGCCATCTACCTGATGTTCATCACCAGCCAGAACGAGCTGGCCCCCACTGAAGATCAGGGCATCCTGTTCTACCAGGCCACCGGACCCCGTACCGCGACCCTCGATTATCACCGCGCCTATGCGCGACAGATTCATGAGGGCTTTACCCAGATTCCCGAGTTTAACGACGGTTTCTATATTCTGGGTCGTACCCAGGATACGGTGTTTGGCGGCTTCAAAATGACCTCCATCAGCAAGCGCGAACGCAGCCAGATGGAGCTGCAGCCGGAGGTGCAGGCGACGCTCGACAAGGTGGCCGGCTTCCAATCGGTGGCCTTCCCGCGGCCCAGTCTGCCCGGTTCTTCCGGTGGGTTGCCGGTGCAGTTCGTGCTCACCAGTGACCGTACCTATGAAGAGATCGCCGCTCTGGCAGACCAGATTATCGGTCGCGGCATGGCCAGCGGTAACTTCATGTTCCTGAAGAAGTCGGTGGATATTGATCGTCCTGTTACCCGTCTGCTGGTGGATCGGGACCGGGCGGGTGATCTGGGTATCAGTATGTCCGAGATCGGCGGTAACCTGGGCACCATGCTGGGTGGAGGTTACGTCAACTGGTTCAACCTGGAAGGTCGCAGCTATAAGGTGATCCCTCAGGTGGAGCAGGCGTTCCGGCTCGATGCATCGATGCTGGACAACTACTATATTCGCGCCGATAGCGGCGACCTGGTACCGCTCTCTGCCGTGGTCAGCATGGAGGACAGCGTGGAGCCGTCGAAGCGGACCCAGTTCCAGCAGCTTAACTCGGTGACCGTGGAAGGGGTGATGTTCCCGGGGGTCAAGTTGGGTGACGCACTGGCGTTCCTTGAGGCCCAGGCCCAGGAGCTGCTGCCGAAAGGTTACAGCTATGACTACGCCGGTGACTCACGTCAGTACGCCCAGCAGGGTAGCGGCCTGGTGATCACCTTCTTCCTGTCACTGCTGGTGATCTACCTGGTGCTGGCGGCCCAGTTCGAGAGCTGGCGCGATCCGTTGATCATCCTGATCTCGGTGCCCCTCTCCATTGCCGGTGCCATGGTGTTCATCACCCTGGGTATGGCGTCGATCAACATCTATACCCAGGTGGGTCTGATCACCCTGATCGGCGTGGTGGCCAAGAACGGTATCCTGATTGTGGAGTTCGCCAATCAGTTGCAGATCAAGGAGGGGCTGTCGAAACGTGAGGCGGTGGAGAAGGCGGCAGCCATTCGTCTGCGGCCCATTCTGATGACGGCAGTGGCCCTGATCGTGGCCATGTTCCCGCTGCTCACCGCCAGTGGGCCGGGTGCAGTGAGCCGGTTCGATATCGGTCTGACGATCACCACCGGCCTGGGTATCGGTACCTTCTTCACCCTGTTTATCCTGCCGGCCTTCTATCTGCTGCTGGCCCGGGATCACGTCAAGGCCCAGCAGGAGCTGGAGCACGAAGAGCACGAAGCCCTGCTGGATGAGGAGGGGCCGAAAGGCTCCGCCGTCTGA
- a CDS encoding efflux RND transporter periplasmic adaptor subunit: MIKRLIIVLLVFGAVAGGIGYWKYQQFQMMTAKLTAPRPPAVVASATVQQEAWQPVLRAVGSLRAQSGIEVTNEVPGIVSLINFESGQTVKAGDVLLRLEDSVELATLASLKADQRLAEVQYRRTAELMPKQAVSKSEFDIAKATYESAQAKVAQQQATVGKKVIRSPFDGILGIRQVDQGQFLPAGSAIVSLQALDPLYVDYSLPEREFSKVAPGQQIQLRVAAYPDDLFVGSVSAIDSGVNEGSRSIKVRGTIPNRDRRLRPGMFAEVETLLPNQGEVLTVPRTAISYNTYGNFAYVIVEAEGGGLQVQRRQVNTGAVRAGRVVVTEGLEAGEQVVAAGLVKLRDGQSVTIDNSVELDNGKVAEQ; encoded by the coding sequence ATGATTAAACGGCTGATAATTGTACTTTTAGTGTTTGGTGCCGTCGCCGGCGGTATCGGTTACTGGAAATACCAGCAGTTCCAGATGATGACCGCCAAACTGACCGCACCGCGTCCGCCGGCCGTTGTGGCGTCGGCCACGGTGCAACAGGAGGCGTGGCAGCCGGTGTTGCGTGCGGTTGGCAGCCTGCGGGCCCAGAGCGGTATCGAGGTGACCAACGAGGTGCCGGGCATTGTCAGTCTGATCAACTTTGAGTCCGGCCAGACGGTAAAAGCCGGGGATGTGCTGCTGCGACTGGAGGACTCGGTGGAACTGGCCACCCTGGCCTCGCTCAAGGCGGACCAGCGACTGGCCGAGGTGCAGTACCGGCGCACCGCTGAACTGATGCCCAAGCAGGCGGTTTCCAAATCGGAGTTTGATATCGCCAAGGCCACGTATGAAAGCGCCCAGGCGAAGGTGGCGCAGCAGCAGGCCACGGTGGGTAAAAAGGTGATCCGCTCGCCGTTTGACGGCATTCTCGGTATCCGCCAGGTGGATCAGGGGCAGTTCCTGCCCGCCGGTAGCGCCATTGTCAGTCTGCAGGCACTGGACCCGCTCTACGTGGATTATTCGCTGCCGGAGCGGGAGTTCAGCAAGGTCGCCCCCGGTCAGCAGATACAACTGCGGGTTGCCGCCTATCCGGACGATCTGTTCGTTGGCAGCGTCAGCGCTATCGACTCGGGCGTCAACGAGGGCAGCCGCTCGATCAAGGTGCGGGGCACCATACCCAACCGGGATCGGCGTCTGCGACCCGGCATGTTCGCCGAGGTGGAGACCCTGTTGCCGAACCAGGGTGAGGTGCTGACCGTGCCGCGCACCGCCATCAGTTACAACACCTACGGCAACTTCGCCTACGTTATTGTGGAGGCCGAGGGTGGCGGACTGCAGGTGCAGCGGCGTCAGGTAAATACCGGCGCGGTGCGGGCAGGTCGCGTGGTGGTTACCGAGGGTCTGGAGGCGGGAGAGCAGGTGGTTGCCGCCGGGCTGGTGAAGCTGCGTGACGGCCAGTCGGTTACCATCGATAACTCCGTTGAACTGGACAACGGCAAGGTAGCCGAACAATGA
- a CDS encoding TetR/AcrR family transcriptional regulator, protein MSPAQSDHSRPCTQGEGRLSAGGQAILDVAAGLFSEKGFDATSMSEVARCAGVSKGNVFHHFGSKHELYLEVIREACRDSGEALQQGRDQGGPVTDQLSAFLVHHLESLLRREQVSRLVVREVMESSPEGGKELAERVFYERFTELVGIVQEGQSSGEFRANLDPALLTLMIIGINVFFFQSRNVLRHFSHVDFADDPERFAQMAADLLFHGCLGKQPPDPTSGEAAGDPDLPVMSQEKVHD, encoded by the coding sequence ATGTCACCAGCACAATCCGATCATAGTCGCCCTTGTACCCAGGGTGAGGGGAGACTTTCCGCTGGTGGACAGGCTATTCTTGACGTGGCGGCCGGCCTGTTTTCGGAAAAGGGATTCGATGCCACCTCCATGAGCGAGGTGGCGCGCTGCGCCGGGGTCAGCAAGGGCAATGTATTTCACCACTTTGGCAGCAAGCACGAGCTCTATCTGGAGGTGATCCGCGAAGCCTGCCGCGACAGCGGTGAAGCGCTGCAACAGGGCCGTGATCAGGGCGGTCCGGTGACCGATCAGCTGTCCGCCTTCCTGGTACACCATCTGGAATCCCTGTTGCGCCGGGAGCAGGTCTCCCGCCTGGTGGTCCGGGAGGTGATGGAGTCCAGCCCCGAGGGGGGTAAGGAGTTGGCGGAGCGGGTGTTTTATGAGCGTTTTACCGAGCTGGTGGGGATCGTACAGGAGGGCCAGAGCAGCGGTGAGTTCCGGGCCAATCTGGATCCGGCCCTGTTGACCCTGATGATTATCGGCATCAACGTATTTTTCTTCCAGAGCCGCAATGTGCTGCGCCATTTTTCCCATGTGGATTTTGCCGACGACCCGGAACGTTTCGCGCAGATGGCGGCGGATCTGCTATTTCATGGCTGTCTCGGTAAACAACCACCCGACCCAACATCCGGTGAAGCTGCCGGCGACCCGGATTTACCCGTAATGTCTCAGGAAAAAGTTCATGATTAA
- a CDS encoding MOSC domain-containing protein produces the protein MAQLTLSGLYFYPVKSLRGVSLERAPVGSRGIQLDRHWMVVDGAGKFITQRQYPRMALISTALTPGALRLSAPAMPDMEVPVAPGEGETASVQVWGDHCLARSAGDAPANWLSRFLGVDCRLFFMPESTERAVDPDYATAHDRVGFADGFPFMLISQASLDDLNGRLDTPLPMQRFRPNLVVTGCEPYAEDSWRRIRVGEITFRVAKPCSRCAIPAIDPETAEKGAEPLRTLSRYRREGNQVYFGQNLLHDGSGELKIGAPVEVLE, from the coding sequence ATGGCCCAGTTGACCCTCAGCGGACTCTACTTTTACCCGGTCAAGTCACTGCGCGGTGTCTCCCTGGAGCGGGCACCGGTGGGCAGCCGCGGTATCCAGTTGGATCGTCACTGGATGGTGGTGGATGGGGCCGGCAAGTTCATTACCCAACGCCAATATCCCCGCATGGCCCTGATCAGTACCGCACTCACCCCGGGAGCCCTGCGTCTGTCGGCGCCCGCTATGCCGGACATGGAGGTGCCCGTTGCACCCGGTGAAGGGGAGACCGCCAGCGTACAGGTCTGGGGTGATCACTGCCTGGCGCGTAGTGCCGGTGATGCCCCGGCCAACTGGCTGAGCCGTTTTCTCGGCGTCGATTGCAGACTGTTTTTCATGCCGGAAAGCACCGAAAGGGCGGTGGATCCCGATTATGCCACGGCCCATGACCGGGTCGGTTTCGCCGATGGGTTCCCGTTCATGCTGATCTCCCAGGCCTCTCTGGATGACCTCAATGGCCGGCTCGACACCCCCCTGCCGATGCAACGCTTCCGCCCCAACCTGGTGGTGACCGGCTGCGAGCCCTACGCGGAAGACAGCTGGCGCCGTATCCGGGTGGGTGAGATCACCTTCCGGGTCGCCAAGCCCTGCTCCCGTTGCGCTATCCCCGCCATCGATCCGGAGACGGCCGAGAAGGGTGCCGAACCCCTGCGCACCCTGAGCCGCTATCGCCGGGAAGGTAACCAGGTCTATTTCGGTCAGAATCTGCTGCATGACGGCAGCGGTGAACTGAAAATCGGCGCCCCGGTTGAGGTGCTGGAGTAA
- a CDS encoding PilT/PilU family type 4a pilus ATPase: protein MEIIPYLKLMVQKNGSDLFFSTGAPPNLKAEGRTMPIGDTPMGPGAVRKLAYSIMSDDQISEFEGTMECNLAVSMKGLGRFRVNVFRQRGDASMVIRYIKGDIPTIEELNLPPSLKDLIMMPRGLILVVGSTGSGKSTSLASMIDHRNASTTGHILTIEDPVEFLHTHKKSVVDQREVGLDTLSYEVALKNAMREAPDVILIGEIRDRQTMQHAIAYAETGHLCLSTLHANNANQALDRIVNFFPDSAHHQLFMDLSLNLKAVISQRLVKSKDGRRVPAVEIMLLTTFVAELIQKGDIHAVKEAMEQGNERGMQTFDQALYKLYKEGKITLEEALANADSRNNLSLKIRLSESGNVDGDNAAMAISDEEFF from the coding sequence ATGGAGATCATACCCTACCTGAAGCTGATGGTTCAGAAAAATGGCTCTGACCTGTTTTTCAGCACAGGTGCCCCCCCCAACCTGAAGGCCGAGGGACGCACCATGCCGATCGGTGACACACCGATGGGGCCGGGTGCGGTACGGAAACTTGCCTACTCGATCATGAGTGACGACCAGATCTCCGAGTTTGAAGGTACCATGGAGTGCAACCTGGCGGTCTCCATGAAAGGACTGGGACGTTTCCGCGTCAACGTATTCCGGCAACGGGGTGACGCCTCCATGGTGATCCGCTATATCAAGGGCGATATCCCCACCATCGAAGAGCTGAACCTGCCCCCGTCCCTTAAAGATCTGATTATGATGCCACGCGGCCTGATCCTGGTGGTGGGCTCCACCGGCTCCGGTAAGTCCACCTCCCTGGCCTCCATGATCGATCACCGTAACGCCAGCACCACCGGCCATATCCTCACTATTGAGGACCCGGTGGAGTTCCTGCACACCCATAAAAAATCGGTGGTAGACCAGCGGGAAGTGGGGCTGGATACCCTCTCCTACGAAGTGGCGCTGAAAAATGCCATGCGTGAGGCGCCGGATGTGATTCTGATTGGCGAGATTCGTGACCGCCAGACCATGCAGCACGCCATCGCCTACGCCGAAACCGGCCATCTCTGTCTCTCCACCCTGCACGCCAACAACGCCAACCAGGCATTGGACCGCATCGTCAACTTCTTCCCCGATTCGGCCCATCACCAGCTGTTCATGGACCTGTCGCTGAACCTGAAAGCGGTCATATCCCAGCGTCTGGTCAAGAGCAAGGATGGCCGACGGGTGCCGGCGGTGGAGATCATGCTGCTCACCACCTTCGTGGCGGAACTGATCCAGAAGGGCGATATCCACGCGGTCAAGGAGGCCATGGAACAGGGCAATGAGCGGGGCATGCAGACCTTTGACCAGGCACTGTACAAACTCTACAAGGAGGGCAAGATCACCCTGGAAGAGGCGCTGGCCAATGCCGATTCACGCAACAACCTGTCGTTGAAGATCCGTCTCTCCGAGAGTGGCAACGTGGATGGCGACAATGCCGCCATGGCCATCTCCGACGAGGAGTTCTTCTAA